One segment of Thermosynechococcus sp. HN-54 DNA contains the following:
- a CDS encoding potassium transporter Kup: MTTTNAARQPSRLLFLGALGVVYGDLGTSPLYAFEEAFNPLHLLAVTPANIYGILSLILWALVLIPTLKYATFALRADNGGEGGIFPLMALVLSRIRLNPHWRRWAIIFGLVGAAMFYGDSTITPAISVLSAVEGLEVLSPHFGNWIVPLTVVILGGLFWFQHRGTTQVGQVFGPIMFLWFMTLGILGAIHIFEHPTILNALNPWWGVELFRTHPSQSLFLLGVVFLALTGAEAMYADMGHLGIQPIRLAWYRLVFPALALNYLGQGAFILKHPAATHNLFFHLVPAAGVLPLVILSTLATVIASQAVISGAFSMTAAAIKLGYLPRLRINVTDDHHRGQIYIPVINWLLLVTVVLLVITFRSSSQLSGAYGLAVNLTMVVTTFYLIQVARHLWRWSMLHTSLVWVSILVIEIAFLLGNALKIPHGGWYSLVFGGIIYVLLVTWRQGQVLLRQQLLQANADFSLKELLSQGIARVPGVAVFFSPLPQTIPPTFIQNLQHNHVLHQQIFFIHLATADRPYVPLSEQLTYTVTAVGICQIVLTSGFRDRPDVLLALETCQRVLNLPLNEPMSFFVGRRTIIPTPSPGMTYWQKVIFAWLHRNAEDAMTYFRLPPQQVVELGMRVEI; the protein is encoded by the coding sequence ATGACAACAACGAATGCTGCTCGCCAACCCTCACGACTTCTCTTCTTGGGCGCCCTTGGTGTGGTCTATGGTGATCTCGGCACTAGTCCCCTCTATGCTTTTGAGGAGGCGTTTAATCCCCTCCATCTACTAGCAGTTACCCCCGCCAATATCTACGGCATTCTCTCCCTGATCTTGTGGGCGCTTGTGCTCATTCCGACGCTGAAATATGCAACCTTTGCGTTGCGCGCTGACAATGGCGGTGAAGGCGGTATTTTTCCTCTCATGGCGCTTGTCCTCTCACGAATTCGTCTCAATCCTCACTGGCGGCGCTGGGCGATCATTTTCGGTCTGGTGGGGGCGGCCATGTTCTATGGCGATAGCACGATTACCCCTGCGATTAGTGTTCTCTCTGCGGTTGAGGGGCTAGAGGTACTCAGTCCCCACTTTGGGAATTGGATCGTTCCCCTGACCGTGGTCATTCTTGGGGGGCTGTTTTGGTTTCAACATCGGGGTACCACTCAAGTGGGGCAGGTCTTTGGCCCGATCATGTTTCTCTGGTTTATGACCTTGGGCATTCTTGGAGCAATTCACATCTTCGAGCACCCCACAATTCTGAACGCCCTCAATCCTTGGTGGGGAGTCGAACTGTTTCGCACGCATCCCAGCCAAAGTCTTTTTCTGTTGGGGGTGGTGTTTTTAGCGCTGACGGGTGCCGAGGCAATGTATGCCGATATGGGACACTTGGGGATACAGCCGATTCGCTTGGCATGGTACCGTCTGGTGTTTCCTGCCCTTGCCCTAAACTATCTTGGACAGGGTGCGTTTATTCTCAAGCATCCAGCCGCTACCCATAATCTCTTTTTCCATCTCGTGCCAGCGGCGGGCGTATTGCCCCTAGTCATTCTCAGTACATTGGCCACAGTTATTGCTTCCCAAGCAGTCATTTCAGGGGCTTTTTCGATGACTGCTGCGGCCATTAAGTTGGGCTATCTGCCCCGACTGCGGATCAATGTCACAGATGATCATCACCGGGGTCAAATCTATATCCCTGTGATTAACTGGCTGCTCTTGGTCACTGTTGTGCTCTTGGTGATTACCTTTAGAAGCTCATCGCAACTCTCAGGTGCCTATGGTTTGGCGGTCAACTTAACCATGGTGGTTACAACCTTCTACCTAATCCAAGTGGCAAGGCACTTGTGGCGATGGTCGATGCTGCACACGAGCCTCGTCTGGGTCAGTATCCTCGTTATTGAAATTGCTTTCCTGCTGGGAAATGCCCTCAAGATTCCCCACGGTGGCTGGTATTCCCTGGTCTTTGGCGGGATTATCTATGTGCTCTTGGTCACATGGCGGCAAGGGCAGGTTCTGCTACGTCAGCAACTCCTTCAAGCAAATGCGGACTTCTCCCTCAAGGAACTTCTTAGTCAGGGTATTGCTCGTGTGCCGGGGGTGGCTGTTTTCTTTTCACCGCTACCCCAGACCATTCCACCCACCTTTATCCAAAACCTCCAGCATAACCACGTATTGCACCAGCAAATTTTCTTTATTCATCTAGCGACTGCGGATCGACCCTATGTCCCTTTGTCAGAGCAACTGACTTACACGGTCACGGCGGTCGGTATTTGTCAAATTGTCCTTACCTCAGGGTTTCGCGATCGCCCCGATGTCCTACTCGCCCTTGAAACCTGCCAACGTGTCCTCAATCTTCCCCTCAACGAACCAATGAGTTTCTTCGTAGGTCGCCGAACGATCATTCCCACCCCCTCCCCTGGCATGACCTACTGGCAAAAGGTCATCTTTGCTTGGTTGCATCGCAATGCTGAAGACGCCATGACCTACTTTCGCCTGCCCCCGCAACAAGTGGTAGAGCTTGGCATGCGGGTAGAGATTTGA
- the psbM gene encoding photosystem II reaction center protein PsbM produces the protein MEVNDLGLVATAMFVLVPTVFLIILYVQTESQQKSN, from the coding sequence ATGGAAGTCAATGATCTCGGCTTGGTGGCAACGGCCATGTTTGTCTTGGTGCCAACGGTGTTCTTGATTATTTTGTACGTGCAAACAGAAAGTCAGCAGAAAAGTAATTAA
- a CDS encoding ABC transporter substrate-binding protein, with amino-acid sequence MRQWQRCICGLLVGLWLAILSSCGTAPPTQGIQLEFWTMQLQPKFTDYFNRLIAEFETQHPGVHVRWVDIPWTAMQSKILMAVLAGTAPDVVNLNPDFAALLAGRNAWLNLNDYVPPAVRERYLPNIWQATTLEGKSFAVPWYLTSRVTIYNKAILAAAGVDRPPQTFAELARAAKAVKEKTGKYAFFITMVPEDSAELMQAMVQMGVKLVDDQGRAAFNSPVGKAVFRYWADLYQQGLLPPQVLTEGHRQGIELYQSGQTALLMTSPEFLNTIATNAPSIAAVSAPAPQLTGETGKKNVAVMNLLVPRQSRHPELAVEFALFVTNNENQLAFAKEANVLPSTQAALSDPYFCTVGENATPVDIARAVSASQMSQAEVLIPPLRDIKELQRLLYENLQAVLLGQKTIDQALMDAETAWNSPLG; translated from the coding sequence ATGCGACAGTGGCAACGCTGCATCTGTGGGCTATTGGTGGGGCTATGGTTGGCCATCCTAAGCAGTTGTGGCACAGCGCCGCCCACCCAAGGTATCCAGCTCGAATTTTGGACGATGCAACTGCAACCCAAGTTCACAGATTACTTCAACCGCCTCATTGCTGAATTTGAGACTCAACATCCCGGTGTCCATGTGCGCTGGGTAGATATTCCTTGGACGGCAATGCAGAGCAAAATTCTCATGGCGGTTTTAGCCGGCACTGCGCCCGATGTGGTAAACCTGAACCCAGACTTTGCGGCGTTGTTGGCAGGACGCAATGCGTGGCTCAATCTCAATGACTATGTGCCGCCAGCGGTCCGCGAGCGTTATCTACCCAATATTTGGCAGGCCACGACATTAGAGGGCAAGAGTTTTGCCGTACCTTGGTACCTCACTTCGCGGGTAACGATTTATAACAAGGCGATCCTTGCCGCCGCTGGGGTCGATCGCCCCCCGCAAACCTTTGCCGAGCTAGCCCGTGCAGCCAAGGCCGTGAAAGAGAAAACCGGCAAATACGCTTTCTTTATCACAATGGTGCCCGAAGACTCGGCAGAGCTGATGCAGGCCATGGTGCAAATGGGGGTGAAGCTCGTGGATGATCAAGGCCGTGCCGCCTTTAATTCCCCTGTGGGCAAAGCTGTCTTTCGCTACTGGGCCGATCTGTACCAACAGGGACTCTTGCCACCTCAGGTGCTTACTGAAGGCCACCGCCAAGGGATTGAACTCTACCAATCGGGACAAACCGCTTTATTGATGACCAGTCCAGAGTTTTTGAACACGATCGCCACCAATGCCCCCAGTATTGCCGCCGTTTCAGCACCCGCACCCCAATTGACAGGAGAGACAGGCAAGAAAAATGTTGCTGTGATGAATTTACTTGTGCCCCGCCAGAGCCGCCATCCTGAACTGGCCGTAGAATTTGCCCTCTTTGTTACCAATAATGAAAATCAACTGGCCTTTGCCAAGGAAGCCAATGTCCTGCCTTCTACTCAAGCCGCCCTATCAGACCCTTACTTTTGCACTGTGGGGGAAAATGCCACACCTGTAGACATTGCCCGAGCCGTTAGCGCCAGCCAAATGAGCCAAGCAGAAGTACTCATTCCTCCTCTGCGGGATATTAAAGAGCTGCAACGACTCCTCTACGAAAACTTGCAGGCAGTCCTCTTGGGACAAAAGACAATTGATCAGGCACTCATGGATGCTGAAACCGCATGGAATAGCCCTTTGGGATAA
- a CDS encoding iron-containing alcohol dehydrogenase family protein: MTAASFSPLCIAPTHVYRGWSILSQAGEAIAQLGHRPLLVVSPQRYQQLEQEWQAIARSHNLTFTVGTFHGECSESALIQLRQEAQGSDLIIGIGGGKALDTAKLLGHQLHLPVVTIPTSAATCAAWTALSNIYTEAGAFAYDVTLHRCPDLLLLDYALIQTAPRRTLVAGIGDALAKWYEASVSSGHRQETLIVGAVQQARVLRDLLLQQSAEALANVGSAAWENVVDASVLMAGMIGGLGGAQCRTVAAHAIHNGLTQLPQSKGTLHGEKVAYGILVQLRLEELVQGSQLAASARHQLCQFYEQVGLPLSLEDLGFQEASLAQLQHAATVACAPHSDIHYLPFAVTPDLVLEAMVSTVVGYTAKVLDGSAR; this comes from the coding sequence GTGACTGCTGCTTCGTTTTCACCCCTTTGTATTGCACCTACCCACGTCTATCGCGGTTGGTCTATTCTCTCCCAAGCGGGGGAAGCCATTGCTCAATTGGGGCATCGCCCTCTTTTGGTGGTTTCACCGCAGCGGTATCAGCAGCTGGAGCAGGAGTGGCAGGCGATCGCCCGCTCCCATAATCTCACCTTCACCGTGGGGACATTCCATGGTGAGTGCAGTGAGTCTGCCCTTATCCAACTTCGCCAAGAGGCTCAAGGCAGCGATCTAATCATTGGCATTGGCGGTGGCAAGGCTCTAGATACGGCCAAACTGTTGGGGCACCAGCTTCACTTACCCGTAGTGACCATTCCCACGTCGGCAGCAACCTGTGCCGCCTGGACAGCCCTCTCCAATATCTACACAGAGGCCGGTGCTTTTGCCTATGATGTAACCCTCCACCGATGCCCAGATTTGCTTTTGCTGGACTACGCACTAATTCAAACAGCCCCCCGGCGTACCCTAGTCGCCGGGATTGGTGATGCCCTCGCCAAGTGGTATGAAGCCTCTGTCAGTAGTGGCCACCGCCAAGAAACCCTCATTGTCGGTGCAGTGCAGCAAGCACGAGTGCTGCGCGATCTTCTCTTGCAGCAATCCGCTGAAGCCTTGGCCAATGTAGGCAGTGCCGCTTGGGAAAATGTGGTTGATGCCAGTGTCCTGATGGCCGGCATGATCGGTGGGTTGGGGGGTGCCCAATGCCGCACGGTAGCAGCCCACGCCATTCACAATGGTTTGACCCAATTGCCCCAAAGTAAGGGCACACTCCACGGTGAAAAGGTGGCCTACGGTATTCTTGTGCAACTACGCCTAGAAGAACTTGTTCAAGGCAGCCAGCTAGCGGCTAGCGCTCGTCATCAGCTTTGTCAGTTTTACGAACAGGTGGGTTTGCCCTTGAGCTTGGAGGACTTGGGCTTCCAAGAGGCTAGTTTAGCCCAGCTGCAGCACGCGGCTACGGTTGCCTGTGCCCCCCACTCTGATATTCACTATCTGCCTTTTGCGGTGACGCCTGATCTGGTGCTAGAAGCAATGGTGTCCACCGTGGTCGGCTACACTGCCAAAGTCTTGGATGGGAGTGCCCGCTAA
- the tmk gene encoding dTMP kinase, which yields MHSSTHPYTGFFIVLEGGEGAGKTTQMGAIATWLEDSGWLAKLRSYDIQPPLLLTREPGGTPLGQGLRQLLLHSDLDIDPMAELLLYAADRAQHVATCIRPQLQQGGIVLCDRYTASTIAYQGYGRGLDLSLIEQINQIATGGLMADLVLWLDLPVHVGLARTQRRGRVDRLEQNAVAFHERVRQGFITLAQQGGDRWQRIEADRPTAQVSEAIQHCLAAHLHRWFETLSQRRIGGDR from the coding sequence ATGCATTCTTCCACCCATCCCTATACTGGTTTTTTCATTGTCCTAGAGGGGGGGGAGGGTGCCGGCAAAACGACCCAAATGGGGGCGATCGCCACTTGGTTAGAAGACAGTGGCTGGCTGGCAAAATTGCGATCTTATGACATTCAACCGCCGCTGCTGCTGACCCGTGAACCGGGGGGGACTCCCCTTGGCCAAGGGCTGCGACAACTGCTCCTCCACAGTGATTTGGACATTGATCCCATGGCAGAACTGCTCCTCTATGCCGCCGATCGCGCCCAACACGTGGCCACGTGCATCCGTCCTCAACTGCAACAGGGGGGCATTGTCCTGTGCGATCGCTATACTGCTTCCACGATTGCCTACCAAGGATATGGTCGGGGACTGGACTTGAGCCTCATTGAGCAGATCAACCAGATTGCCACTGGGGGGCTGATGGCGGATTTAGTTCTCTGGCTGGATCTGCCAGTTCATGTTGGCCTTGCCCGTACCCAGCGGCGGGGGAGAGTGGATCGCCTAGAGCAGAATGCGGTAGCCTTTCATGAGCGAGTACGTCAAGGATTTATCACCCTTGCGCAGCAGGGGGGCGATCGCTGGCAACGAATTGAGGCGGATCGACCAACCGCTCAGGTGAGTGAAGCCATTCAACATTGTCTAGCGGCTCATCTGCACCGCTGGTTTGAGACCTTGAGCCAGCGCCGTATTGGGGGCGATCGCTAA
- a CDS encoding aspartate aminotransferase, which yields MGLEWIQPADRLGALPPYVFARLDELKLKARQQGLDLIDLGMGNPDGSAPRPVIEAAIAAFEEPSYHGYPPFEGTAVFRQAITRWYQRRYNVSLDPDGEALPLLGSKEGLTHLALAYVNPGDVVLVPSPAYPAHFRGPAIAGANIYSLILKREKGWLIDLSEIPSDIARQAKVLYFNYPSNPTAAIAPRSFFEEVVAFAREYQILLVHDLCYAELAFDGYQPTSLLEIPAAKEIGVEFHTLSKTYNMAGWRVGFVVGNRHIIQGLRTLKTNLDYGVFSVLQKAAEVALSLPDSYIASVCDRYRQRRDFLIQGLNELGWQLTPTQATMYLWVPVPVGMSSTDFALKLLQETGVVVTPGNAFGEGGEGYVRISLIADCDRLGEALKRMAQANIRFDSLSR from the coding sequence ATGGGGTTAGAGTGGATTCAACCGGCCGATCGCCTTGGGGCATTGCCGCCCTACGTTTTTGCTCGCCTCGATGAACTGAAGCTCAAAGCCCGCCAGCAGGGACTCGACCTCATTGACTTGGGTATGGGCAATCCCGATGGCTCCGCCCCGCGTCCAGTGATTGAAGCAGCGATCGCCGCCTTTGAGGAACCCAGCTACCATGGTTATCCCCCCTTTGAAGGCACTGCGGTTTTCCGTCAAGCGATTACCCGTTGGTACCAGCGCCGCTACAATGTCTCCCTCGATCCCGATGGTGAAGCCCTGCCTCTATTGGGGTCAAAGGAAGGACTGACGCACCTTGCCCTTGCCTATGTGAATCCGGGGGATGTTGTCCTTGTGCCTAGTCCGGCCTATCCGGCCCATTTTCGTGGACCCGCGATCGCCGGTGCCAACATCTATTCCCTGATTCTGAAACGGGAAAAGGGCTGGCTCATTGATCTCAGTGAAATTCCCAGTGACATTGCCCGTCAAGCCAAAGTGTTGTACTTCAACTATCCCAGCAACCCTACGGCGGCGATCGCCCCCCGCTCTTTTTTTGAAGAAGTCGTTGCTTTTGCCCGCGAATATCAAATCCTACTGGTGCATGACCTGTGCTACGCCGAACTGGCCTTTGATGGCTATCAACCCACAAGCTTGCTGGAAATTCCCGCTGCCAAAGAGATCGGCGTCGAGTTTCATACCCTCTCCAAGACCTACAATATGGCGGGTTGGCGCGTTGGCTTTGTCGTCGGCAATCGCCACATTATTCAGGGGCTGCGTACCCTCAAGACCAACTTGGACTATGGGGTATTTTCTGTTTTGCAAAAGGCGGCAGAAGTTGCCTTGAGTCTGCCCGATAGTTACATTGCCTCCGTGTGCGATCGCTATCGGCAGCGGCGGGATTTTCTTATTCAAGGCTTGAATGAACTTGGCTGGCAACTCACCCCAACCCAAGCAACCATGTACCTGTGGGTGCCCGTACCCGTCGGCATGAGTTCGACAGATTTTGCCCTCAAGCTGCTTCAGGAAACCGGTGTTGTCGTGACACCAGGAAATGCCTTTGGCGAAGGGGGTGAAGGATACGTGCGCATTAGCCTCATTGCCGATTGTGATCGTTTAGGGGAAGCCCTCAAACGCATGGCTCAAGCCAATATCCGCTTCGATAGCCTCAGTCGCTAA
- a CDS encoding FAD-binding oxidoreductase, with protein sequence MTVLPSKVTITIVGAGVVGSAIAYELSRVLDPAATPILVLEAQGEEVWQATGAALGVLIVHLSRRRRGRNFQLRQASLARYETLIPELEAQTGVKIPYQRQGIVEICTTEADAIATQAWLQEHAPQGVQWLSAAAVREQFPLINPHLVHGALWARGDRQVTPKPFTQALRQAARQRGVQFCYQSPVRHLRRSPQGEWILTLDSACVETEYLILAAGLGTTSLTQALDRPVPLEPVLGQALEFACEIDFNTPVITAEGIHLVPLPWGRVWVGATVEFNTLTGNPQTLDQLHGRAMALWPILKTAPLTHQWQGLRPRPSDRPAPIIEKMDDHTWLATGHYRNGILLAPVTAQKIAQSLMLDLTERDRRKGGTALIK encoded by the coding sequence GTGACAGTTCTGCCATCGAAGGTAACGATTACGATTGTGGGCGCTGGGGTTGTTGGCTCGGCAATCGCCTACGAACTCAGTCGTGTGCTTGACCCAGCGGCAACGCCAATTCTTGTCCTTGAGGCTCAGGGGGAAGAAGTCTGGCAAGCGACTGGTGCTGCCCTCGGTGTTCTCATTGTCCACCTCAGTCGGCGACGACGGGGACGCAACTTTCAACTGCGGCAGGCTAGCTTAGCGCGTTACGAAACCCTGATTCCGGAACTGGAGGCACAAACAGGGGTTAAGATTCCCTACCAACGCCAAGGCATTGTCGAAATCTGTACCACTGAAGCTGACGCGATCGCCACCCAAGCATGGCTGCAAGAACACGCTCCCCAAGGGGTACAGTGGCTTAGCGCAGCGGCAGTTCGAGAGCAGTTTCCCCTGATCAATCCTCACCTCGTTCACGGGGCACTCTGGGCAAGGGGCGATCGCCAAGTCACCCCTAAACCCTTTACGCAGGCCTTGCGTCAAGCCGCTCGTCAACGAGGGGTGCAGTTCTGCTATCAAAGCCCTGTTAGACATCTGCGGCGATCGCCCCAAGGAGAATGGATTTTGACCTTGGATTCAGCGTGCGTTGAGACCGAATACCTGATCTTGGCGGCGGGTTTAGGAACAACCTCCCTCACTCAAGCCCTCGATCGCCCTGTCCCTCTCGAACCGGTTCTCGGTCAAGCCCTAGAGTTTGCCTGTGAAATTGACTTCAATACGCCCGTGATCACCGCTGAAGGCATTCATTTGGTTCCCTTACCTTGGGGGCGGGTGTGGGTGGGTGCAACCGTGGAATTCAACACCCTAACTGGGAACCCGCAAACCCTTGATCAACTGCATGGGCGAGCCATGGCGCTCTGGCCAATCTTGAAAACTGCCCCCCTGACGCACCAGTGGCAGGGACTGCGACCCCGCCCGAGCGATCGCCCGGCACCGATCATCGAAAAAATGGATGACCATACTTGGCTTGCCACTGGCCATTACCGCAACGGTATTTTGCTGGCTCCCGTAACCGCCCAAAAAATTGCTCAATCCCTGATGCTGGACTTGACCGAGCGCGATCGCCGCAAGGGGGGCACAGCATTGATAAAATAA